From the Anaerolineales bacterium genome, one window contains:
- a CDS encoding ATP-dependent Clp protease proteolytic subunit: protein MFNPQSVIPMVIETTGRGERSFDIYSLLLKRRIILLSTPIEDHTANLIVAQLIYLSNEDQEAPIQMYISSPGGSVYAGMAIYDTMQMIPNQVSTVAVGFAASYATVLLSAGTKGHRYALPNATIHMHQPWASGGGGGQATDIEIHAREILRLKARLNEILAENTGKKTDDIEKDTDRDVYLTAKQAVDYGLVDQVLEKPVIK, encoded by the coding sequence ATGTTCAATCCGCAATCTGTCATTCCGATGGTCATCGAGACCACCGGTCGCGGCGAGCGCTCGTTTGATATCTACTCCCTGCTGCTCAAGCGCCGCATCATCCTGCTCAGCACGCCCATCGAAGATCACACCGCCAACCTCATCGTGGCCCAGCTGATCTACCTGAGCAATGAAGACCAGGAAGCCCCCATCCAGATGTACATCTCCTCGCCCGGCGGGTCCGTATATGCCGGCATGGCGATCTACGACACCATGCAGATGATCCCGAACCAGGTCAGCACCGTAGCCGTCGGCTTTGCCGCCTCCTATGCCACCGTGCTGCTCTCGGCCGGCACCAAGGGGCACCGCTATGCGCTGCCCAACGCCACCATCCACATGCACCAGCCCTGGGCCAGCGGTGGCGGCGGCGGCCAGGCAACGGATATCGAGATCCATGCCCGCGAGATCTTGCGCCTCAAGGCTCGTCTGAACGAGATCTTGGCCGAGAACACGGGCAAAAAGACCGATGACATCGAGAAGGACACCGACCGCGATGTGTACCTGACCGCCAAGCAAGCTGTAGACTACGGCTTGGTGGACCAAGTCCTCGAAAAGCCGGTGATCAAGTAG
- a CDS encoding HAD-IIA family hydrolase produces MTSPAIKALLLDMDGVLWRGDEPIGDVPALLERILQHGMQYAFVTNNATRTVEQYQEKFRHYGAEVAPEHIHTSARVTAKMLSEQYPDGGRVYIIGERGLQTALAERGFQQAESDCLAVVVGLDRELTYAKLRQAALLIQAGAAFIGTNPDGNLPSPEGKVPGAGSILAALQTATGVAPTVIGKPQPALLHSALEQLGVPPEQALMAGDRLDTDVQAGYNARCRTALLLSGVATRDQAEAWQPQPDFIEPDLASLLDKLA; encoded by the coding sequence ATGACTTCCCCTGCGATCAAAGCCCTGCTGCTGGATATGGACGGCGTGCTCTGGCGCGGTGACGAGCCGATTGGCGACGTCCCCGCCCTCCTGGAGCGCATCCTTCAGCACGGCATGCAATATGCCTTTGTCACCAACAACGCCACACGCACAGTTGAGCAATACCAGGAGAAGTTCCGCCACTACGGCGCTGAGGTCGCTCCTGAACACATTCACACCTCCGCCCGCGTAACCGCCAAAATGCTCAGCGAGCAGTATCCAGACGGCGGACGCGTCTATATCATTGGCGAGCGCGGCCTGCAGACAGCTCTGGCAGAGCGCGGTTTCCAGCAGGCAGAGAGCGACTGCCTGGCGGTGGTGGTTGGCCTTGACCGTGAGCTGACCTACGCCAAACTACGCCAGGCAGCGCTGCTCATCCAAGCTGGGGCCGCCTTCATCGGCACCAATCCGGATGGCAACCTGCCCTCGCCGGAAGGCAAGGTGCCTGGCGCCGGCAGCATCCTGGCCGCCCTACAAACCGCCACCGGAGTCGCCCCTACCGTCATTGGCAAACCTCAGCCGGCTCTGCTGCACAGCGCGCTGGAGCAGCTCGGCGTGCCGCCGGAGCAGGCCCTGATGGCGGGCGACCGTCTCGACACCGATGTGCAGGCCGGTTACAACGCCCGCTGCCGCACCGCGCTGCTGCTTTCCGGCGTGGCGACCCGCGACCAGGCAGAAGCCTGGCAGCCGCAGCCGGACTTTATCGAGCCTGACCTGGCCAGCTTGCTGGACAAACTGGCTTAG